The following are encoded in a window of Candidatus Hydrogenedentota bacterium genomic DNA:
- a CDS encoding amino acid-binding protein yields the protein MAYRIAKVQVWVGGIVDKPGGLAEKLALLTGAGANLEFVLARRDAPGTGLVFVAPVQGTKQNKAAKQAGLVKTDSLQALRIEGPDKAGLGVKLTQALADAGINLRGLSAVAVNRRAVVLAAFDSKADAAKAQKILAKTLA from the coding sequence ATGGCGTACCGTATCGCGAAAGTACAGGTATGGGTGGGTGGTATCGTGGACAAGCCGGGCGGACTGGCCGAAAAATTGGCCCTGCTGACGGGTGCGGGAGCGAATCTCGAATTCGTGCTTGCGCGGCGCGATGCGCCTGGTACGGGCCTGGTATTTGTTGCGCCTGTCCAAGGGACGAAACAGAACAAGGCTGCGAAACAGGCCGGTCTCGTGAAAACGGACAGTCTGCAGGCGCTGCGAATCGAAGGCCCCGACAAGGCTGGTCTCGGCGTGAAGCTGACGCAGGCGCTGGCGGACGCGGGAATCAATCTGCGCGGATTGTCGGCGGTCGCTGTCAATCGTAGGGCGGTCGTCCTTGCGGCGTTCGACAGCAAGGCGGATGCCGCCAAGGCGCAAAAAATTCTTGCGAAGACTCTCGCCTGA
- a CDS encoding acyl-CoA dehydrogenase family protein: MERKDTAMDFSISSELQDLLDRVRGFVETELYPLEPEFLEKGFRAVEPVLREKRRKVKSLGLWLPQIAKEYGGLGLSLVEHGLVSAELGRSPIGHYTFNCQAPDAGNMEILIDYGNEEQKERYLRPLLDGEIRSCFGMTEPDFPGSNPVWMGATAVKDGDSYVLNGRKWWTTGGDGAAFAVVMAITNPEAPPHFRASQILVPTDTPGFIIEATTPFMGHRGEGWASHSEVRLENCRVPQSNLLGAEGSGFLIAQERLGPGRIHHCMRWIGVCERSFDLMCQRAIERRITPERPLAFQQFVQGWIAESRAEIDAARWMVLHAAWIMDRHGAKEARDKISLIKFTVANTMMRVIDRAIQVHGGLGVTDYTPLALFYRTERASRIYDGADEVHKLSAAKLILKRYAQAQT, translated from the coding sequence ATGGAACGAAAGGACACGGCCATGGATTTTTCGATATCCAGCGAATTGCAGGATTTATTGGATCGGGTGCGGGGGTTCGTCGAAACCGAACTCTATCCCCTGGAACCGGAGTTTCTGGAAAAAGGCTTCCGCGCCGTCGAACCGGTCTTACGCGAGAAACGCCGGAAAGTGAAATCGCTGGGCCTGTGGCTGCCGCAGATCGCGAAGGAATACGGCGGACTTGGCCTGTCGCTTGTCGAACACGGGCTGGTCAGCGCGGAATTGGGCCGGTCGCCCATCGGCCACTACACGTTCAACTGCCAGGCGCCCGACGCCGGCAACATGGAAATCCTGATTGATTACGGCAACGAAGAGCAGAAGGAGCGTTATCTCAGACCCCTGCTCGACGGCGAAATCCGCAGTTGCTTCGGCATGACCGAGCCGGATTTCCCCGGATCGAATCCCGTTTGGATGGGCGCCACAGCCGTCAAGGACGGCGATTCGTATGTGCTCAATGGGCGCAAGTGGTGGACTACCGGCGGCGACGGCGCGGCTTTTGCCGTGGTGATGGCCATCACGAATCCCGAAGCGCCCCCCCACTTCCGGGCAAGCCAGATTCTCGTGCCGACGGATACTCCCGGATTCATCATCGAAGCCACGACGCCGTTCATGGGACATCGCGGCGAAGGCTGGGCCAGCCATTCCGAAGTTCGGCTCGAAAACTGCCGCGTGCCGCAATCGAATCTGCTCGGCGCCGAGGGAAGCGGTTTTCTCATTGCGCAGGAAAGGCTCGGCCCGGGCCGCATTCATCATTGCATGCGCTGGATCGGTGTCTGCGAGCGTTCCTTCGACCTCATGTGCCAGCGCGCCATCGAGCGGCGCATCACTCCCGAACGCCCGCTGGCCTTTCAGCAATTCGTACAGGGCTGGATTGCCGAAAGCCGCGCCGAGATTGACGCGGCGCGATGGATGGTTCTGCATGCGGCGTGGATTATGGACCGGCACGGCGCCAAGGAAGCGCGCGACAAGATATCGCTCATCAAATTTACCGTGGCCAACACGATGATGCGCGTAATCGATCGCGCAATTCAGGTCCACGGCGGACTCGGAGTCACCGACTACACCCCGCTTGCCCTCTTCTATCGAACCGAACGCGCCAGCCGCATTTACGACGGCGCCGACGAAGTCCATAAACTTTCCGCGGCCAAGCTTATTCTCAAACGGTACGCGCAAGCCCAAACGTGA
- a CDS encoding MazG nucleotide pyrophosphohydrolase domain-containing protein — protein MTSSDWEQDRQDEKTHLRPCEKRDFTDALHASWMIQERVSALGFDWPDIGGVFDKVAEELQEIRDAHDSGDNDHARRELGDLLFAAVNLARFLDVHPGEALAAANDRFERRFALLETELERGGIRMEACTIEELDAVWNRVKQQLRDMEKGP, from the coding sequence GTGACATCGTCCGATTGGGAGCAGGACCGGCAGGATGAAAAAACGCATTTGCGACCGTGTGAGAAACGCGATTTCACCGATGCGCTGCATGCGTCGTGGATGATTCAAGAACGGGTCAGCGCCCTCGGTTTCGATTGGCCGGATATCGGCGGCGTGTTCGACAAGGTTGCCGAGGAACTCCAAGAAATTCGCGACGCCCACGATTCCGGGGATAATGATCATGCCCGCCGCGAACTGGGGGATCTGCTTTTTGCGGCGGTCAATCTGGCCCGCTTTCTCGATGTGCATCCCGGCGAAGCGCTCGCCGCCGCCAACGACCGTTTCGAGCGGCGTTTTGCCCTGCTCGAAACCGAACTCGAACGCGGCGGCATTCGAATGGAAGCATGCACCATCGAGGAGCTCGATGCAGTGTGGAATCGCGTGAAGCAACAACTTCGCGATATGGAAAAGGGCCCCTGA